In one Diceros bicornis minor isolate mBicDic1 chromosome 2, mDicBic1.mat.cur, whole genome shotgun sequence genomic region, the following are encoded:
- the PDE12 gene encoding 2',5'-phosphodiesterase 12 has translation MWRLPGARAALRGVRTAVERHSRAEAATETRTDAMERAVVRCVPSEPKLSLSFALADGSHKNMQRDQSEPLGRVLSRIATNALKGHAKAAAAKKSRKNRPNASGGVACAEPGSEPAAACEPVVKLYYREEAVAEDVLNVDAWQDGAVLQIGDVKYKVERNPPAFTELQLPRYIMAGFPVCPKLSLEFGDAAGSLFRWYKEAKPRAAEPEGGGPSPLSPSWPSPSWTETGVDERVYTPSNADIGLRLKLQCTPGNGQRFGPSRELESVCLVEAGPGTCTFDHRHLYTKKVMGDALIRTVSYNILADTYAQTEFSRTVLYPYCAPYALELDYRQNLIQKELTGYNADLICLQEVDRNVFTDSLVPALEAFGLEGVFRIKQHEGLATFYRKSKFSFLSQHDISFHEALESDPLHKELLEKLVLYPSAQERVLQRSSVLQVSVLQSTQDSSKKICVANTHLYWHPKGGYIRLIQMAVALAHIRHVSCDLYPGIPVIFCGDFNSTPSTGMYHFVINGNIPEDHEDWASNGEEERCNMSLTHFFKLKSACGEPAYTNYVGGFHGCLDYIFIDLNALEVEQVIPLPTHEEVTTHQALPSVSHPSDHIALVCDLKWK, from the exons ATGTGGAGGCTCCCAGGCGCCCGCGCCGCGCTTCGTGGGGTCCGCACAGCGGTGGAGCGGCATAGTCGGGCCGAGGCGGCGACTGAGACCCGGACGGACGCGATGGAGCGCGCTGTAGTGCGCTGTGTGCCCTCGGAGCCTAAGCTAAGCTTGTCGTTCGCGCTGGCCGACGGCAGCCACAAGAACATGCAGCGCGACCAGAGCGAGCCACTGGGTCGAGTCCTCAGCCGAATCGCTACCAACGCCCTCAAAGGCCACGCTAAGGCGGCCGCTGCTAAGAAGAGCCGGAAGAACCGGCCGAACGCAAGCGGCGGCGTGGCCTGTGCGGAGCCTGGGTCCGAGCCGGCTGCGGCCTGCGAGCCTGTGGTGAAGCTGTACTACCGGGAGGAGGCAGTGGCTGAGGACGTGCTCAATGTGGACGCCTGGCAGGATGGCGCGGTGCTGCAGATTGGCGACGTCAAATACAAGGTGGAGCGCAACCCGCCCGCCTTCACCGAGCTGCAGTTGCCACGCTACATCATGGCCGGCTTCCCGGTGTGCCCCAAGCTCAGCCTCGAATTCGGAGATGCCGCCGGCTCCCTCTTCCGCTGGTACAAGGAAGCCAAACCCCGAGCGGCGGAGCCTGAAGGCGGGGGCCCCTCGCCATTGTCTCCCTCTTGGCCCTCTCCTAGTTGGACGGAGACGGGTGTGGACGAGCGCGTCTACACCCCGTCCAATGCTGACATCGGGCTACGGCTCAAGCTTCAATGCACCCCAGGCAATGGGCAGCGCTTCGGGCCAAGCCGGGAGTTGGAAAGTGTGTGTCTAGTGGAGGCCGGGCCCGGCACCTGCACTTTTGACCACCGGCATCTCTACACCAAGAAGGTCATGGGCGACGCTCTCATCCGCACTGTCTCCTACAACATCTTGGCCGACACGTACGCCCAGACTGAGTTCTCACGGACGGTCCTGTACCCGTACTGTGCCCCTTACGCTTTGGAGCTCGACTACCGCCAGAACCTTATCCAGAAGGAACTCACGGGCTACAATGCCGACCTCATCTGTTTGCAGGAGGTGGACCGCAACGTGTTTACAGACAGTTTGGTGCCGGCCCTCGAGGCCTTTGGGCTGGAGGGCGTATTTCGAATCAAGCAGCACGAGGGCCTGGCCACTTTCTACCGAAAGTCCAAGTTCAGCTTCCTTAGCCAACATGACATTTCTTTCCATGAAGCCCTGGAGTCCGACCCACTTCATAAAGAACTGCTGGAGAAACTAGTTTTGTACCCGTCGGCGCAGGAGAGGGTGCTCCAGAGATCTTCGGTCCTTCAG GTTTCTGTTCTTCAGTCAACACAGGACTCTTCTAAAAAGATATGTGTTGCTAATACCCATCTCTACTGGCATCCTAAAG gTGGGTACATTCGTCTCATTCAAATGGCAGTAGCCTTGGCTCACATTAGACATGTCTCATGTGATCTCTATCCTGGCATACCAGTTATATTTTGTGGGGACTTTAATAGTACTCCATCAACAGGAATGTATCATTTTGTCATCAATGGCAACATTCCAGAGGATCATGAAGACTGGGCTTCCAATGGGGAAGAAGAACGATGCAACATGTCTCTTACCCATTTCTTCAAACTGAAAAGTGCTTGTGGTGAACCTGCTTACACAAATTATGTTGGTGGTTTTCATGGATGTCTGGATTACATTTTCATTGACTTAAATGCTTTGGAGGTTGAACAGGTGATTCCATTACCTACTCATGAAGAAGTTACCACCCACCAGGCCTTACCTAGTGTTTCCCATCCCTCTGATCACATAGCACTTGTATgtgatttaaaatggaaatag